From a region of the Castanea sativa cultivar Marrone di Chiusa Pesio chromosome 10, ASM4071231v1 genome:
- the LOC142613594 gene encoding phenylacetaldehyde reductase-like isoform X1 encodes MSGAESKVVCVTGASGYIASRLVKLLLQHGYTVKATVRDSNDPKKTEHLLALDGAKERLHLLKADLLEEGSFDSVVDGCEGVFHTASPCYHKVTDPQAELIDPAVKGTLNVLRSCAKVQSIKRVVITSSMAAVSFNGKPLAPDVVIDESWFSNAAVCEKSKLWYMLSKTLAEEAAWKFAKENAIDMVTINPGLVIGPFLQPTLNTSVEAVLKLVNGAERFPNITYGWVDVRDVANAHILAFESPSATGRYCLVGRVMHCYEVVKILPELFPDLNLPEKSVDDNPFVPTYQVSKERAENLGLNFTPLEVSLKDTVESLKEKKFLSV; translated from the exons ATGAGTGGAGCAGAGTCGAAGGTGGTGTGTGTTACCGGAGCATCCGGTTACATAGCTTCACGGCTGGTCAAGCTCTTGCTTCAACATGGCTACACTGTCAAGGCCACAGTTCGTGACTCAA ATGATCCGAAGAAGACGGAGCACTTGCTTGCACTAGATGGAGCTAAGGAAAGACTTCATTTGCTCAAAGCAGACTTACTGGAAGAAGGATCTTTTGATTCTGTTGTTGATGGATGTGAGGGCGTTTTTCACACGGCATCTCCTTGTTATCACAAAGTCACGGATCCCCAA GCAGAACTAATTGACCCAGCAGTTAAGGGAACACTTAATGTTCTTAGATCATGTGCTAAAGTTCAATCTATTAAGAGAGTGGTTATAACATCCTCAATGGCAGCAGTTTCATTCAATGGAAAACCTCTTGCTCCTGATGTTGTAATTGACGAGAGTTGGTTTTCAAATGCTGCTGTGTGTGAGAAATCCAAG CTTTGGTATATGCTTTCAAAGACCTTAGCTGAGGAGGCTGCTTGGAAATTTGcaaaagaaaatgcaattgACATGGTAACAATAAATCCTGGGCTGGTGATTGGTCCTTTCTTACAGCCAACTCTTAATACAAGTGTGGAGGCAGTTCTAAAGCTTGTAAATG GGGCCGAAAGATTTCCAAATATAACTTACGGATGGGTTGATGTTAGAGATGTTGCTAATGCTCATATACTAGCCTTTGAGAGCCCATCAGCTACTGGAAGATATTGTTTAGTTGGAAGAGTTATGCATTGTTATGAGGTTGTGAAGATTTTGCCTGAGCTCTTCCCTGATCTGAATCTTCCTGAAAA ATCTGTGGATGACAACCCTTTTGTGCCAACATACCAGGTGTCCAAGGAGAGAGCAGAAAATTTGGGTCTTAACTTTACTCCTTTGGAGGTGAGTCTAAAGGATACTGTTGAAAGCTTGAAGGAGAAAAAGTTTTTAAGTGTTTGA
- the LOC142613594 gene encoding phenylacetaldehyde reductase-like isoform X2 encodes MSGAESKVVCVTGASGYIASRLVKLLLQHGYTVKATVRDSNDPKKTEHLLALDGAKERLHLLKADLLEEGSFDSVVDGCEGVFHTASPCYHKVTDPQAELIDPAVKGTLNVLRSCAKVQSIKRVVITSSMAAVSFNGKPLAPDVVIDESWFSNAAVCEKSKLWYMLSKTLAEEAAWKFAKENAIDMVTINPGLVIGPFLQPTLNTSVEAVLKLVNGAERFPNITYGWVDVRDVANAHILAFESPSATGRYCLVGRVMHCYEVVKILPELFPDLNLPEKCPRREQKIWVLTLLLWR; translated from the exons ATGAGTGGAGCAGAGTCGAAGGTGGTGTGTGTTACCGGAGCATCCGGTTACATAGCTTCACGGCTGGTCAAGCTCTTGCTTCAACATGGCTACACTGTCAAGGCCACAGTTCGTGACTCAA ATGATCCGAAGAAGACGGAGCACTTGCTTGCACTAGATGGAGCTAAGGAAAGACTTCATTTGCTCAAAGCAGACTTACTGGAAGAAGGATCTTTTGATTCTGTTGTTGATGGATGTGAGGGCGTTTTTCACACGGCATCTCCTTGTTATCACAAAGTCACGGATCCCCAA GCAGAACTAATTGACCCAGCAGTTAAGGGAACACTTAATGTTCTTAGATCATGTGCTAAAGTTCAATCTATTAAGAGAGTGGTTATAACATCCTCAATGGCAGCAGTTTCATTCAATGGAAAACCTCTTGCTCCTGATGTTGTAATTGACGAGAGTTGGTTTTCAAATGCTGCTGTGTGTGAGAAATCCAAG CTTTGGTATATGCTTTCAAAGACCTTAGCTGAGGAGGCTGCTTGGAAATTTGcaaaagaaaatgcaattgACATGGTAACAATAAATCCTGGGCTGGTGATTGGTCCTTTCTTACAGCCAACTCTTAATACAAGTGTGGAGGCAGTTCTAAAGCTTGTAAATG GGGCCGAAAGATTTCCAAATATAACTTACGGATGGGTTGATGTTAGAGATGTTGCTAATGCTCATATACTAGCCTTTGAGAGCCCATCAGCTACTGGAAGATATTGTTTAGTTGGAAGAGTTATGCATTGTTATGAGGTTGTGAAGATTTTGCCTGAGCTCTTCCCTGATCTGAATCTTCCTGAAAA GTGTCCAAGGAGAGAGCAGAAAATTTGGGTCTTAACTTTACTCCTTTGGAGGTGA